A single genomic interval of Spirosoma taeanense harbors:
- the rplL gene encoding 50S ribosomal protein L7/L12, whose protein sequence is MADLKAFAEQLVSLTVKEVNELAAILKDEYGIEPAAAAPVMVAGGAASGGDAAPVAAEKTSFDVILKSAGAAKLAVVKLVKDLTGLGLKEAKELVDGAPKPVKEGVAKDEAESLRKQLEEAGAEVEVK, encoded by the coding sequence ATGGCAGATTTGAAAGCGTTCGCTGAGCAGCTTGTAAGCCTGACGGTTAAAGAAGTTAACGAACTGGCTGCTATCCTGAAGGATGAGTATGGTATCGAGCCGGCAGCTGCCGCTCCTGTAATGGTAGCCGGTGGTGCTGCAAGTGGTGGCGATGCCGCTCCGGTCGCGGCTGAGAAAACGTCGTTCGACGTGATCCTGAAATCAGCCGGTGCTGCTAAACTGGCCGTTGTGAAGCTGGTGAAAGATCTGACCGGTCTGGGCCTGAAAGAAGCCAAAGAACTGGTTGACGGCGCACCGAAGCCAGTAAAAGAAGGAGTTGCTAAAGACGAAGCTGAATCGCTGCGTAAGCAACTCGAAGAAGCTGGTGCTGAAGTAGAAGTTAAGTAA
- a CDS encoding transglutaminase-like domain-containing protein translates to MQLNAGCELSFEAQGPTPLILMLRPRSGAGQWIIREEYQIIPAVNVTEFTDMYGNLCQRVVAPEGPFSIHFSATVQTSDLIDVSPGAPYTPVEDLPDDVLHYTLPSRYCQSDQLGDLAAEVTKDMEPGYDQVEAIRRWIHENVTYQYGTSDASTSAVDTADKKVGVCRDFTHLGISLCRALNIPARMVVGYLHQLDPMDLHAWFEAYVDGRWFTFDATQEQPRGNRITVAYGRDAADVAFTTQFGPMSLNDMKVWVEAAEEPAPEKKETDVPTLSSTVGSNDQV, encoded by the coding sequence ATGCAACTTAACGCTGGCTGTGAGCTTTCGTTTGAAGCCCAGGGGCCAACACCTTTAATCCTGATGTTACGGCCGCGCTCGGGAGCCGGACAATGGATAATCCGCGAGGAATACCAGATCATTCCAGCGGTCAACGTAACCGAATTTACGGACATGTATGGCAATCTCTGTCAACGCGTTGTAGCCCCCGAAGGCCCTTTTTCTATTCACTTTTCGGCGACTGTACAAACGTCCGACCTCATTGATGTGTCGCCGGGGGCTCCCTATACGCCGGTAGAAGATCTGCCAGATGATGTATTGCACTATACGCTTCCCAGCCGTTACTGCCAGTCTGACCAGTTAGGCGATCTGGCGGCCGAGGTGACTAAGGACATGGAACCTGGATATGATCAGGTAGAAGCGATACGACGCTGGATTCATGAAAACGTAACCTACCAGTACGGCACCAGCGACGCCAGCACATCGGCGGTTGACACAGCCGACAAAAAGGTCGGCGTTTGCCGTGATTTTACCCATCTGGGTATTTCTCTCTGCCGTGCGCTGAATATCCCTGCCCGAATGGTGGTCGGGTATTTACACCAGCTCGACCCAATGGATCTGCATGCCTGGTTTGAGGCTTACGTAGATGGCCGCTGGTTTACGTTCGATGCAACGCAGGAGCAACCCCGCGGGAATCGAATCACAGTGGCTTACGGACGTGATGCTGCCGATGTGGCTTTCACAACACAGTTCGGTCCAATGTCTCTGAATGATATGAAAGTCTGGGTTGAAGCTGCGGAAGAACCAGCACCCGAAAAAAAGGAAACGGATGTTCCAACCCTTTCGTCAACGGTCGGGTCTAATGATCAGGTTTAA
- the rpoB gene encoding DNA-directed RNA polymerase subunit beta, producing the protein MATNAKISTRKNFATIQPVIGYPDFLDIQVKSFKDFFQLDTPSNQRSEEGLFKVFQENFPISDSRENFKLEFIDYSVDPPKYSVDESIDRGLTYSVPLKAKLRLSNNDPDNEDFETIEQEVFLGNIPYMTEKGSFVINGAERVIVSQLHRSPGVFFSMSKHTNGTKLYSARIIPFKGSWIEFSTDVNNVMYAYIDRKKKFPVTTLLRAIGFGSDKDILDLFGLSEEVPATPANLKKAIGRRLAARVLRTWTEDFVDEDTGEVVSISRNEVLLERDSAISVDDIDTITESGQKSVILHKEDMNMADYNIIYNTLQKDSSNSEKEAVEQIYRQLRNADAPDEQTARDIIQSLFFSDKRYDLGDVGRYRINKKLGLDISSDMKVLTTEDIVSIVKYLIGLINSKAVVDDIDHLSNRRVRTVGEQLYAQFGVGLARMARTIKERMNVRDNEDFKPVDLINARTLSSVINSFFGTNQLSQFMDQTNPLAEVTHKRRMSALGPGGLSRERAGFEVRDVHYTHYGRLCTIETPEGPNIGLISSLCVYAKINSMGFIETPYRVIENGKVSMDKPVMYLTAEEEDTHYIAQANAGIDKKGNFQVDRLKARFEGDFPMAEPANVTFMDIAPNQIVSVAASMIPFLEHDDANRALMGSNMQRQAVPLLRPEAPIVGTGLEGRVAVDSRTLVIAEADGVIEFVDSTKIVVRYDLDDDQIAVTFDEDRKTYNLIKFRRTNQDTCINIKPTVLKGQKVKKGDVLCEGYATQAGELALGRNMKVAFMPWQGYNFEDAIVISERVVREDIFTSIHIEEFELEVRDTKRGEEELTSEIPNVSEETVRNLDENGIVRVGTEVKEGDILIGKITPKGESDPTPEEKLLRAIFGDKAGDVKDASKKAPPSLKGVVIDTKLFARPAKEDRGKHKDEVKALMKKYGRELNDFRARMIDKMVALLDGKTSQGVKHKFGDEIVSKGVKFSRKNITDNLFPDKNPYRDESGYAVPEEANLLIDLNLDAWTDDDKLNQMIVQLIKNYNNRRSEITGRFKRERFTLEVGDELPAGIVKLAKVYIAKKRKLKVGDKMAGRHGNKGVVARIVRDEDMPFLEDGTKVDIVLNPLGVPSRMNLGQIYETVLAWAGQKLDRKYATPIFDGATEQQVADELAEAGLPSFGRTYLYNGLTGERFDQSVTVGIIYMLKLGHLVDDKMHARSIGPYSLITQQPLGGKAQFGGQRFGEMEVWALEAFGASNILQEILTVKSDDVVGRAKAYEAIVKGENLPKPNIPESFNVLVHELRGLALEITLE; encoded by the coding sequence TTGGCTACAAACGCGAAAATCAGTACGCGCAAAAATTTTGCGACGATTCAGCCAGTGATTGGGTATCCAGACTTCCTGGATATTCAAGTAAAATCCTTCAAAGATTTTTTCCAGCTTGATACGCCTTCCAACCAACGGTCGGAAGAAGGGTTGTTCAAGGTTTTTCAGGAAAATTTCCCTATCTCCGACTCCCGCGAAAATTTTAAGCTGGAGTTTATTGATTACTCCGTTGATCCACCGAAATATTCGGTCGACGAGTCGATTGATCGGGGTTTAACGTATTCGGTACCTCTGAAAGCCAAACTGCGGCTGTCGAACAATGATCCTGACAATGAGGATTTTGAGACAATCGAGCAGGAAGTTTTCCTGGGGAATATACCATACATGACCGAAAAAGGCTCGTTCGTCATTAACGGAGCTGAGCGGGTGATTGTTTCGCAGCTTCACCGTTCGCCGGGTGTGTTCTTCTCTATGAGCAAACATACAAACGGTACGAAGCTATACTCTGCCCGGATTATCCCATTCAAAGGGTCCTGGATTGAGTTTTCAACGGACGTCAACAACGTAATGTATGCTTACATTGACCGGAAGAAAAAGTTTCCGGTGACGACGTTGTTACGGGCGATTGGTTTTGGCTCCGATAAAGATATTCTTGACCTGTTTGGTTTGTCGGAAGAAGTACCGGCTACGCCTGCCAATTTAAAGAAAGCCATTGGCCGTCGTTTAGCCGCACGGGTACTGCGCACATGGACGGAAGACTTCGTAGATGAAGATACGGGCGAAGTAGTTTCAATCAGCCGGAACGAGGTGCTCTTGGAGCGTGACTCGGCCATTTCGGTTGATGATATTGACACGATTACAGAATCAGGTCAGAAGTCAGTCATCCTGCATAAGGAAGACATGAACATGGCTGATTACAATATTATTTATAACACGCTGCAGAAAGATAGCTCTAACTCTGAAAAAGAGGCAGTGGAGCAGATCTATCGGCAATTACGGAATGCGGACGCTCCTGATGAGCAAACAGCGCGTGATATCATTCAGAGCCTGTTCTTCTCAGATAAGCGTTATGATCTTGGCGACGTAGGCCGTTACCGGATCAATAAAAAACTGGGTCTTGACATCTCGTCAGACATGAAAGTATTAACCACAGAAGACATCGTGTCGATTGTGAAATACCTGATTGGTCTGATCAACTCGAAGGCTGTTGTCGATGATATTGACCACCTCAGCAACCGGCGCGTCCGGACTGTAGGTGAACAATTGTACGCTCAGTTCGGAGTTGGCCTGGCGCGAATGGCGCGGACAATTAAGGAGCGGATGAACGTGCGGGATAACGAGGACTTCAAACCCGTTGACCTTATTAACGCCCGTACGCTGTCGTCGGTTATCAACTCGTTCTTCGGAACGAATCAGCTGTCGCAGTTCATGGACCAGACGAACCCGCTGGCCGAAGTGACGCACAAGCGTCGTATGTCGGCGCTCGGACCGGGTGGACTGTCTCGCGAACGGGCTGGTTTCGAAGTTCGTGACGTACACTATACGCACTACGGTCGTCTGTGTACAATTGAAACGCCGGAAGGTCCGAACATTGGTCTGATTTCATCGCTATGCGTATACGCAAAAATTAACAGCATGGGCTTTATCGAAACACCCTACCGGGTTATTGAGAACGGTAAGGTGTCGATGGATAAACCGGTGATGTACCTGACCGCCGAAGAGGAAGACACGCATTATATCGCCCAGGCTAATGCTGGTATTGATAAGAAAGGCAACTTCCAGGTTGATCGCCTGAAAGCTCGTTTTGAAGGTGACTTCCCAATGGCTGAACCTGCGAACGTAACCTTCATGGATATTGCTCCGAATCAGATTGTATCGGTGGCGGCTTCCATGATTCCGTTCCTGGAGCATGACGATGCGAACCGAGCCCTAATGGGATCGAACATGCAACGTCAGGCTGTACCGCTGCTTCGGCCTGAAGCCCCCATTGTGGGCACAGGTCTGGAAGGTCGTGTAGCCGTTGATTCCCGTACGCTGGTAATTGCTGAAGCCGATGGAGTTATCGAGTTTGTTGATTCGACCAAGATTGTCGTTCGCTACGACCTCGATGATGATCAGATTGCCGTTACGTTCGATGAAGATCGGAAGACGTACAATCTGATTAAGTTCCGTCGGACGAACCAGGATACGTGCATCAACATTAAGCCGACTGTGCTGAAAGGCCAGAAAGTGAAAAAAGGAGATGTTCTCTGCGAAGGTTACGCCACGCAGGCTGGTGAGTTGGCGCTAGGCCGGAACATGAAGGTTGCCTTCATGCCCTGGCAGGGTTACAACTTTGAGGATGCCATCGTAATTTCGGAGCGGGTTGTTCGGGAAGATATCTTTACGTCGATCCATATCGAAGAGTTTGAGCTGGAGGTACGGGATACGAAACGGGGTGAAGAGGAACTGACCTCGGAGATTCCAAACGTAAGCGAAGAAACGGTTCGTAACCTTGACGAAAATGGTATCGTTCGCGTAGGTACGGAGGTAAAAGAAGGCGACATTCTGATCGGTAAGATTACGCCGAAAGGGGAAAGCGATCCGACGCCGGAAGAAAAGCTGCTCCGCGCCATCTTTGGCGACAAAGCCGGTGACGTGAAGGATGCCTCGAAGAAAGCGCCCCCGTCCCTGAAAGGCGTTGTTATCGACACCAAACTGTTTGCCCGTCCAGCTAAAGAAGACCGGGGCAAGCACAAGGATGAGGTGAAAGCCCTGATGAAGAAGTACGGCCGTGAACTGAACGACTTCCGGGCCCGGATGATCGACAAAATGGTGGCTTTGCTGGATGGCAAAACAAGCCAGGGCGTCAAGCACAAGTTTGGTGACGAGATTGTCAGCAAAGGGGTGAAGTTCAGCCGCAAGAATATTACGGATAATCTGTTCCCGGATAAAAATCCGTACCGTGACGAAAGTGGGTACGCTGTTCCGGAGGAAGCTAACCTGTTGATTGACCTCAATTTGGATGCTTGGACGGATGACGATAAGCTGAACCAGATGATTGTGCAGTTGATCAAAAACTATAACAATCGTCGGAGCGAAATTACCGGTCGTTTCAAACGGGAACGGTTTACGCTTGAAGTAGGAGACGAACTACCAGCCGGTATCGTAAAACTGGCTAAAGTCTATATCGCCAAGAAGCGTAAGCTGAAAGTAGGTGATAAAATGGCTGGTCGCCACGGAAACAAAGGGGTTGTTGCCCGGATTGTGCGCGACGAGGACATGCCGTTCCTCGAAGATGGAACGAAAGTAGATATCGTCCTGAACCCACTTGGCGTACCAAGCCGGATGAACCTGGGCCAGATTTACGAAACCGTATTGGCCTGGGCTGGTCAGAAACTGGATCGGAAGTATGCGACTCCAATTTTCGACGGCGCTACGGAACAGCAGGTTGCTGATGAACTAGCCGAAGCAGGTCTGCCATCGTTTGGCCGGACATATCTCTACAATGGTCTGACGGGTGAGCGGTTTGATCAGTCGGTAACGGTTGGTATCATTTACATGCTCAAACTCGGTCACCTGGTAGACGACAAGATGCACGCTCGTTCGATCGGGCCGTACTCGCTGATTACGCAGCAGCCGCTGGGTGGTAAAGCGCAGTTTGGTGGCCAGCGGTTTGGTGAGATGGAAGTTTGGGCGCTCGAAGCCTTTGGGGCATCCAACATTCTGCAGGAAATCCTGACCGTGAAATCCGATGACGTAGTCGGCCGTGCGAAAGCATATGAGGCTATCGTGAAAGGTGAAAACCTGCCGAAGCCGAACATTCCCGAGTCGTTCAACGTACTCGTACACGAGTTACGTGGTCTGGCACTTGAAATTACACTTGAATAA
- a CDS encoding Fpg/Nei family DNA glycosylase, with product MPELPEVEIRRQYLETSSLYQAIEHIKVEDKKLLTTDYATLSSTLIGRSFTGTRRIGKNLFVFTDQPDVIVHMHFGMTGDLEYYHSSVDRPRFARIVFEFSNGFNLGFLCPRKFERVGLVDNVEAFLQRKKIGKDGLDISLDQLTERVRSKKSQIKPVLLDQSVVAGLGNWIVDEVLFQAYVHPEQRANTLNNEQMLRLHEAIRLVLETAIRYEATYRDFPNSFLIHVREWDDSPYDDVEAHKYCPRCQTRIERSVVGGRTTFFCPNEQVIV from the coding sequence ATGCCAGAACTTCCTGAGGTCGAAATCCGACGTCAATACCTCGAAACATCTTCGCTCTATCAAGCTATTGAGCATATTAAAGTTGAGGATAAAAAATTATTAACAACTGATTATGCTACGCTGAGCAGTACACTTATTGGCCGTTCGTTTACCGGAACACGACGAATCGGTAAAAATCTGTTTGTTTTCACCGACCAGCCGGACGTAATTGTGCATATGCACTTTGGAATGACGGGCGATCTGGAGTATTATCATTCCTCCGTCGATCGACCGCGTTTTGCCCGAATTGTATTTGAGTTCAGTAATGGCTTTAACCTGGGGTTTCTGTGCCCGCGTAAATTCGAGCGGGTTGGTTTAGTAGATAATGTCGAAGCGTTTCTCCAGCGAAAGAAAATTGGAAAAGATGGGCTGGACATTTCACTCGATCAACTAACGGAGCGTGTCCGAAGTAAAAAGTCGCAGATCAAACCTGTTCTTCTCGATCAGAGCGTAGTTGCCGGTTTGGGCAACTGGATCGTTGATGAGGTGTTGTTTCAGGCCTACGTTCATCCTGAGCAACGCGCCAACACGCTCAATAATGAACAGATGCTGCGGCTTCACGAAGCAATTCGGCTTGTGCTCGAAACTGCCATCCGCTACGAAGCCACCTATCGCGACTTTCCGAATAGTTTTCTCATCCATGTGCGCGAATGGGACGATTCGCCCTACGACGATGTGGAAGCGCACAAGTACTGTCCCCGTTGCCAGACCCGAATTGAGCGCTCGGTAGTGGGTGGACGCACCACCTTTTTTTGCCCTAACGAGCAGGTTATAGTCTAA
- the rpoC gene encoding DNA-directed RNA polymerase subunit beta' has translation MSFKKNKKLNSDFASVTISLASPESILESSYGEVTQPETINYRTYKPEMGGLFCERIFGPVKDWECHCGKYKRIRYKGIICDRCGVEVTEKKVRRERMGHIELVVPVAHIWYFRSLPNKIGYLLGLSTKKLDQVIYYERYVVVQPGVKAEDGINQLDFLTEDEYLDIIDKLPSTNQHLDDKDPNKFIAKMGAEALEMLLSRLQLDELSYQLRHAAATDTSQQRKAEALKRLKVVEAFREANGRIENRPEWMVIKMVPVIPPELRPLVPLDGGRFATSDLNDLYRRVIIRNNRLKRLIEIKAPEVILRNEKRMLQEAVDSLFDNSRKVNAVRSEGNRALKSLSDMLKGKQGRFRQNLLGKRVDYSGRSVIVVGPELKLHECGLPKDMAAELFKPFVIRKLIERGIVKTVKSAKKIVDRKDPVIWDILENVLKGHPVLLNRAPTLHRLGIQAFQPKLIEGKAIQLHPLVCTAFNADFDGDQMAVHVPLGQEAILEASLLMLASHNILNPANGAPITVPSQDMVLGLYYVTKGRKSTPEYPITGEGMTFYGAEEVIIGINEGKISKHANIKCRVKVRDENDQLVDKIIDTVAGRLLFNQAVPEEVGYINELLTKKKLQQIIALIFKISGGARTAQFLDEIKELGFQMAFKGGLSIGLSDVMIPEAKQGLVEEAKAEVQSVWDNYLMGLITENERYNQVIDIWTRVNSRLTETLMKQLEADQGGFNSIYMMMHSGARGSREQIRQLGGMRGLMAKPQKNLQGSVGEIIENPILSNFKEGLDVLEYFISTHGARKGLADTALKTADAGYLTRRLHDVAQDVIISEDDCGTLRGLQVSALKDNEDIVEPLSERILGRTTVHDIFDPLKKDADNRPLKLVGAGELITEEIAAAIDETSIETVEIRSVLTCESRQGVCAKCYGRNLASGRMVDIGEAVGVIASQSIGEPGTQLTLRTFHVGGTASNIAVDASIKAKFDGLIEFEEMRTVESEDSEGNPQTVVMGRSGEVRIVNPNDRNVVLISNNVPYGAFLRVKEGDMVKKGDDICAWDPYNAVILSELTGTLNFDAIEDGITYREEFDEQTGFQEMVIIESRDKAKNPAIIVQGTTTLSLHLPDADAGGQLQKSYNLPVGSRLVVKEGQQIKAGQPLAKIPRNVGKTRDITGGLPRVTELFEARNPSNPAVVSEIDGVVTYGTIKRGNREIFIESKDGTKKKYLVPLSKFILVQDNDFVRAGAPLSDGAITPSDILAIKGPTAVQEYLVNEIQEVYRLQGVKINDKHIEAIVRQMMQKVEIIDSGDTNFLEGQVVDKWAFREENDKVLDAKVVMDAGDSVNFKPGMIVTSRQLRDENSSLKRRDMALVTVRDAMAAVSQPTLMGITQSSLGTDSFISAASFQETTKVLSEASIRGKRDMLDGLKENVIVGHLIPAGTGIRRYQNVIVGSKEELETITESREQFARSKKRAAV, from the coding sequence ATGTCGTTCAAAAAGAACAAGAAACTCAACAGCGACTTTGCCAGCGTGACGATCAGTCTGGCGTCGCCGGAGTCTATTTTGGAGAGTTCCTACGGCGAAGTGACGCAGCCGGAGACGATTAACTACCGGACCTATAAGCCCGAGATGGGTGGCTTGTTCTGCGAGCGCATCTTTGGGCCAGTAAAGGACTGGGAATGTCACTGTGGTAAATACAAGCGTATTCGTTACAAAGGCATCATCTGCGACCGTTGTGGCGTAGAGGTGACAGAGAAGAAAGTACGCCGGGAGCGGATGGGCCACATTGAACTGGTGGTGCCGGTGGCGCATATCTGGTATTTCCGCTCATTGCCAAACAAGATTGGTTATTTGCTCGGTCTTTCGACCAAGAAACTCGACCAGGTTATCTACTACGAACGTTACGTAGTCGTGCAGCCGGGTGTCAAGGCCGAAGACGGTATTAACCAACTTGATTTCCTGACCGAGGACGAATACCTCGATATCATTGACAAGCTGCCAAGCACCAACCAGCATCTGGACGATAAGGACCCGAACAAGTTCATCGCGAAGATGGGGGCCGAAGCGCTGGAAATGCTGTTATCCCGTCTGCAGTTAGACGAGCTTTCTTATCAGCTGCGTCACGCGGCTGCTACCGATACATCGCAGCAGCGGAAAGCTGAAGCCCTCAAGCGGTTGAAAGTCGTCGAAGCGTTCCGGGAAGCGAATGGCCGCATCGAGAACCGGCCTGAGTGGATGGTCATTAAAATGGTACCGGTCATTCCACCCGAACTGCGTCCGCTCGTCCCTCTCGATGGTGGCCGGTTTGCTACCTCCGACCTGAACGATCTGTATCGCCGGGTAATTATTCGGAACAACCGCCTGAAGCGTCTGATTGAGATCAAAGCGCCCGAAGTTATTCTGCGGAATGAAAAGCGGATGCTGCAGGAAGCGGTTGACTCGCTGTTCGACAACTCGCGGAAGGTGAACGCCGTTCGTTCGGAAGGTAATCGGGCGCTGAAATCACTGTCCGACATGCTGAAAGGCAAGCAGGGCCGTTTCCGGCAAAACCTGCTGGGTAAGCGCGTTGACTACTCGGGTCGTTCGGTAATTGTCGTAGGACCAGAACTGAAGTTGCACGAATGTGGTCTGCCAAAGGATATGGCGGCTGAATTGTTTAAGCCGTTCGTCATCCGGAAGCTCATCGAGCGGGGTATCGTCAAGACAGTTAAGTCGGCTAAGAAAATCGTTGACCGGAAAGATCCCGTTATCTGGGACATACTGGAGAACGTGCTGAAGGGCCATCCTGTTCTGCTGAACCGGGCTCCAACGCTGCACCGCCTGGGTATTCAGGCATTCCAGCCGAAGCTGATCGAAGGTAAGGCTATTCAGTTGCATCCCCTCGTCTGTACGGCGTTCAACGCTGACTTTGACGGTGACCAGATGGCCGTTCACGTGCCGCTGGGTCAGGAGGCAATTCTGGAAGCATCGTTATTGATGCTGGCTTCGCACAACATTCTGAACCCTGCCAACGGGGCGCCGATTACGGTACCGTCGCAGGACATGGTGTTGGGTCTGTATTACGTAACGAAAGGCCGTAAGTCAACACCTGAGTACCCGATCACGGGTGAAGGAATGACGTTCTACGGTGCCGAAGAAGTCATCATTGGTATTAACGAAGGTAAAATTTCGAAGCATGCCAATATCAAGTGCCGGGTAAAAGTTCGGGATGAGAATGATCAGCTGGTTGATAAAATCATTGATACCGTAGCGGGTCGGTTATTATTTAACCAGGCGGTACCGGAAGAGGTTGGCTATATCAATGAACTGCTGACGAAGAAAAAGCTGCAGCAAATCATTGCCCTCATCTTCAAAATCTCGGGTGGTGCACGGACGGCTCAGTTCCTCGATGAGATTAAAGAGCTTGGTTTCCAGATGGCGTTCAAAGGCGGTCTATCGATCGGTCTGAGCGATGTCATGATTCCAGAAGCGAAGCAGGGCCTTGTTGAAGAAGCAAAAGCTGAGGTACAGAGCGTTTGGGACAACTACCTGATGGGTCTGATCACGGAGAACGAACGGTATAACCAGGTTATTGATATCTGGACGCGCGTTAACTCCCGACTGACCGAGACGCTGATGAAGCAGCTCGAAGCCGATCAGGGTGGTTTCAACTCGATCTATATGATGATGCACTCGGGCGCCCGTGGTTCCCGTGAGCAGATTCGTCAGCTGGGCGGTATGCGGGGACTGATGGCTAAGCCGCAGAAAAACCTGCAGGGCTCCGTTGGTGAGATTATTGAGAACCCGATTCTATCGAACTTTAAAGAAGGTCTCGACGTACTGGAGTACTTCATCTCGACGCACGGTGCCCGGAAAGGTTTGGCCGATACGGCTCTCAAAACGGCCGATGCTGGTTACCTGACCCGGCGTCTGCACGATGTAGCGCAGGATGTTATCATCAGCGAAGATGACTGCGGTACGTTACGTGGTCTTCAGGTCTCGGCCTTGAAAGACAACGAAGATATCGTAGAGCCGCTGTCGGAGCGGATTCTGGGCCGCACGACAGTGCACGATATTTTCGACCCGCTGAAAAAAGACGCGGATAATCGGCCATTGAAACTGGTAGGCGCTGGCGAATTGATTACTGAAGAGATTGCCGCGGCCATTGATGAAACGAGCATCGAAACGGTTGAAATCCGTTCAGTGCTTACGTGTGAATCCAGGCAGGGCGTTTGCGCTAAGTGCTACGGCCGTAACCTGGCTTCGGGCCGCATGGTCGACATCGGTGAAGCTGTTGGTGTAATTGCATCGCAGTCTATTGGTGAGCCTGGTACGCAGTTAACGCTCCGTACCTTCCACGTCGGTGGTACTGCTTCCAACATCGCAGTTGACGCTTCGATCAAAGCAAAATTCGACGGTCTGATCGAGTTTGAAGAGATGCGAACAGTTGAGTCGGAGGATTCGGAAGGAAACCCGCAAACGGTCGTAATGGGTCGTTCGGGTGAAGTTCGGATCGTAAACCCGAATGATCGGAACGTTGTTCTGATCAGCAACAACGTACCTTATGGTGCATTCCTGCGGGTGAAGGAAGGTGATATGGTGAAAAAGGGCGACGATATTTGCGCCTGGGATCCGTATAACGCTGTTATTCTGTCCGAGCTAACGGGTACGCTAAACTTCGACGCTATTGAAGACGGTATTACCTACCGCGAGGAGTTCGACGAACAGACGGGCTTCCAGGAGATGGTGATCATCGAAAGCCGCGATAAGGCGAAGAACCCGGCGATTATTGTACAGGGAACAACGACCTTGTCGCTGCACCTGCCGGATGCTGACGCAGGCGGGCAGTTGCAGAAGAGCTACAACTTGCCGGTTGGATCTCGTCTGGTCGTGAAAGAAGGGCAGCAGATTAAAGCTGGTCAGCCGCTGGCCAAGATTCCACGTAACGTTGGTAAAACTCGTGATATTACGGGTGGTCTGCCGCGCGTAACGGAATTGTTTGAAGCCCGGAACCCGTCAAACCCGGCCGTGGTGAGTGAAATTGATGGTGTTGTCACGTATGGCACGATCAAGCGCGGTAACCGTGAGATTTTCATCGAGTCGAAAGACGGCACGAAGAAAAAATATCTCGTACCGCTGTCGAAGTTCATCCTTGTACAGGATAACGACTTCGTACGGGCTGGCGCTCCGCTGTCTGACGGTGCTATCACACCAAGCGACATTCTGGCTATCAAAGGTCCGACGGCTGTTCAGGAATACCTGGTGAACGAGATTCAGGAAGTATACCGTCTGCAGGGGGTTAAGATTAACGATAAGCACATTGAAGCCATTGTTCGGCAGATGATGCAGAAAGTTGAGATTATCGACTCGGGCGATACCAACTTCCTTGAAGGACAGGTTGTTGATAAGTGGGCATTCCGCGAAGAAAACGACAAGGTCCTTGACGCCAAGGTTGTTATGGACGCCGGTGACTCGGTTAACTTCAAGCCTGGTATGATTGTGACGAGCCGCCAGCTACGTGACGAGAACTCCAGCCTGAAACGCCGTGACATGGCTTTAGTGACCGTACGTGACGCAATGGCTGCTGTTTCGCAGCCGACGCTGATGGGTATTACGCAGTCATCGCTCGGTACGGATAGCTTTATATCGGCAGCATCTTTCCAGGAAACAACGAAAGTTCTGAGTGAAGCTTCGATTCGCGGTAAGCGTGACATGCTTGACGGCTTGAAAGAGAACGTTATTGTAGGCCACCTGATTCCGGCTGGTACAGGCATTCGGCGTTACCAGAACGTGATTGTTGGTTCGAAAGAAGAACTCGAAACGATCACGGAATCGCGCGAACAATTTGCCCGGAGTAAGAAGCGGGCCGCGGTTTAA